From a single Candidatus Brevundimonas phytovorans genomic region:
- a CDS encoding alpha-ketoglutarate-dependent dioxygenase AlkB, protein MLQADLFGHVRAPAVPPGFDYWPEVLTEAEQAAVVEQLQGLDFSPYEHMGYQGFRRIAAFGRRYDLERGRLEAADPWPAFLQDLLRRLTGRIDLDEAAFVQALVNEYAPGAGIGWHRDRPVYGEILGVSFLAPCVMRLRRKDGPGWSRSAAPLASGSAYRLSGEARRDWEHSISPMTALRYSITFRTLA, encoded by the coding sequence ATGCTTCAGGCCGATCTGTTCGGCCACGTCCGCGCGCCTGCCGTTCCGCCGGGCTTTGACTACTGGCCGGAGGTCCTGACCGAGGCGGAGCAGGCGGCGGTGGTCGAGCAATTGCAGGGGCTGGACTTCAGCCCCTATGAGCACATGGGCTACCAGGGCTTCCGGCGGATCGCCGCCTTCGGACGTCGCTACGACCTGGAGCGGGGCCGGCTGGAAGCCGCGGATCCCTGGCCGGCGTTTCTGCAAGACCTGCTGCGACGTCTGACGGGACGGATCGATCTGGACGAGGCGGCTTTCGTCCAGGCTCTGGTCAATGAATACGCTCCCGGAGCCGGCATCGGCTGGCACCGGGATCGGCCGGTTTACGGGGAGATCCTCGGCGTCTCCTTTCTCGCGCCCTGCGTCATGCGCCTGCGCCGGAAAGACGGGCCAGGATGGAGCCGGTCAGCCGCGCCCCTGGCGTCTGGATCGGCCTATCGACTGTCAGGCGAGGCGCGGAGGGATTGGGAGCATTCGATCTCGCCGATGACGGCCCTGCGCTATTCGATCACCTTCAGGACCCTGGCCTGA
- the dinB gene encoding DNA polymerase IV, translating into MDVAALRKIIHVDMDAFFASVEQRDDPALRGRPVAVGHAASRGVVAAASYEARRFGVRSAMPSSTALRKCPELIFVPPRFEVYRAVSAQIHAIFADYTRLIEPLSLDEAYLDVTANIRGLPTASATAEEIRARILEETGLTASAGISYNKFLAKLASDQRKPNGQFVVPPGRGETFVEGLPVKRFHGVGPVTAEKMNRLGIETGADLKRQSLAFLQHHFGKSGAWYHGVARGEDQRPVNPDRERKSSGSETTFASDLVDPAAIEAALDEMADDVWAWCEKAGSLGRTVTVKVKWADFQQSTRSRSFNEPVASKARLREIARLLVRSLYPPTRGVRLVGVTLSNLEKGSPKPDLGELAL; encoded by the coding sequence ATGGACGTCGCCGCGCTTCGTAAGATCATCCATGTGGATATGGACGCCTTCTTCGCCTCGGTGGAGCAGAGGGATGATCCGGCCCTGCGCGGACGGCCGGTGGCCGTAGGCCACGCCGCTTCGCGCGGCGTGGTCGCCGCCGCCAGCTATGAGGCGCGCAGGTTCGGCGTGCGGTCGGCCATGCCGTCGAGCACGGCCTTGCGGAAATGCCCTGAGCTGATCTTCGTACCGCCCCGTTTCGAGGTCTATCGCGCTGTCTCGGCGCAGATCCACGCCATCTTCGCCGACTATACGCGCCTGATTGAACCCCTGTCCCTGGACGAGGCCTATCTCGACGTCACCGCCAATATCCGGGGACTGCCGACGGCGTCGGCGACGGCCGAGGAGATCCGCGCGCGCATCCTTGAGGAGACCGGCCTGACGGCGTCCGCCGGGATTTCCTACAACAAGTTCCTGGCCAAGCTGGCCTCGGACCAGCGCAAGCCCAATGGCCAGTTCGTGGTCCCGCCGGGGAGAGGGGAGACCTTCGTCGAGGGCCTGCCGGTCAAGCGTTTCCATGGCGTCGGGCCGGTGACGGCGGAGAAGATGAACCGCCTGGGCATCGAAACGGGCGCGGACCTGAAGCGTCAGTCTCTGGCCTTCCTGCAGCATCACTTCGGCAAGTCCGGCGCCTGGTACCATGGCGTGGCGCGGGGCGAGGATCAACGACCCGTCAATCCGGATCGCGAGCGCAAGTCGAGCGGATCGGAGACCACCTTCGCCAGCGATCTGGTCGATCCGGCGGCGATCGAGGCCGCTCTGGACGAGATGGCCGACGATGTCTGGGCCTGGTGCGAAAAGGCCGGGTCGCTCGGCCGGACCGTGACGGTGAAGGTCAAGTGGGCGGACTTCCAGCAATCGACCCGAAGCCGCTCCTTCAATGAGCCGGTCGCCTCGAAGGCGCGGTTGCGCGAGATCGCCCGCCTGCTGGTGCGGTCCCTCTATCCTCCGACCAGAGGCGTGCGCCTGGTCGGGGTGACCCTGTCCAATCTGGAGAAGGGCTCGCCGAAGCCTGACTTGGGCGAACTGGCGCTGTGA
- a CDS encoding glutathione-dependent formaldehyde dehydrogenase, whose product MRALTWHGKHDVRVDTVPDPEIVNPRDAIIKITATAICGSDLHLYDSVIPGMHRGDILGHEFMGEVVEVGRGNTSLRVGQKVVVPFVIACGQCFFCGKEQYSACDNSNPADKSDASEVAYGYPAAGLFGYSHLTGGYAGGQAEYARIPYSDVGPIVVPDGIEDERVLFLSDIFPTGWMAAENAGIEPGDTVVVWGCGPVGLFTIKSAIHMGAARVIAIDHHPRRLALAKQNGAEVLNYHEVKVLEALKEMTAGIGPDACIDAVGMEAHGFAPDNIIDAVKQETKLGTDRQHVLREAIMACRKGGRISMPGVYGGIGDKLPIGAFMQKGLTLKTGQTHVQKYLPKLLELVMDGQIDTTDLISHRLPLEEAATAYKNFHDNPNEWTKVVLKP is encoded by the coding sequence ATGCGCGCACTGACCTGGCACGGCAAACACGATGTCCGGGTGGACACGGTCCCCGATCCCGAGATCGTCAATCCCCGCGACGCCATCATCAAGATCACCGCCACCGCCATCTGCGGCTCGGACCTTCACCTCTATGACAGCGTCATCCCCGGCATGCACCGCGGCGACATCCTCGGCCACGAGTTCATGGGCGAGGTGGTCGAGGTGGGGCGCGGAAACACCAGCCTGCGGGTCGGGCAGAAGGTGGTGGTCCCCTTCGTCATCGCCTGCGGCCAGTGCTTCTTCTGCGGAAAGGAGCAGTATTCCGCCTGCGACAACTCCAACCCCGCCGACAAGTCCGACGCCTCCGAGGTCGCCTACGGCTACCCGGCGGCGGGGCTGTTCGGCTATTCGCACCTGACCGGCGGCTATGCGGGCGGGCAGGCGGAGTACGCCCGCATTCCCTATTCGGACGTCGGACCTATCGTCGTGCCTGACGGCATCGAGGACGAGAGGGTGCTCTTCCTGTCTGACATCTTCCCCACCGGCTGGATGGCGGCGGAAAACGCCGGGATCGAGCCGGGCGACACGGTGGTGGTCTGGGGGTGCGGGCCCGTCGGCCTGTTCACGATCAAGAGCGCCATCCACATGGGCGCGGCGCGGGTGATCGCCATCGACCACCATCCGCGCCGTCTCGCCCTGGCGAAACAGAACGGCGCCGAGGTGCTCAACTATCACGAGGTCAAGGTGCTGGAAGCGCTCAAGGAGATGACGGCGGGCATCGGACCCGACGCCTGCATCGACGCCGTGGGCATGGAGGCGCATGGTTTCGCGCCGGACAACATCATCGACGCCGTCAAGCAGGAGACGAAACTGGGCACGGACCGTCAGCACGTCCTGCGCGAGGCCATCATGGCCTGCCGCAAGGGCGGGCGCATCTCCATGCCGGGGGTCTACGGGGGGATCGGCGACAAGCTGCCGATCGGCGCCTTCATGCAGAAGGGACTGACCCTGAAGACCGGCCAGACCCATGTGCAGAAATACCTGCCGAAACTGCTGGAGCTGGTGATGGACGGCCAGATCGACACCACAGACCTGATCAGCCATCGCCTTCCGCTCGAGGAGGCGGCGACGGCCTACAAGAACTTCCACGACAATCCCAATGAGTGGACCAAGGTCGTCCTCAAACCCTGA
- a CDS encoding SRPBCC family protein codes for MQTQPTSTDADMASTGFLNHDVHDGDHASSSIQAVMINRPRSELYAFWREFRNLPLFMANVRSVSSDGRDWVIAGPGGMDVELETEIVEDRPGEKIAWRSTAAADVDHEGWVEFRDNAFGRGTEVRVMISYDPPAGAVGKLVAKVMQREPRIQARRELRRFKQLMETGEVSTSQAPAAAPRG; via the coding sequence ATGCAGACACAGCCGACAAGCACTGACGCGGACATGGCGTCGACAGGCTTTCTGAACCACGACGTCCATGACGGGGATCATGCCTCCTCGTCCATACAGGCCGTCATGATCAACCGGCCCAGGTCCGAGCTCTACGCCTTCTGGCGAGAGTTCCGGAACCTTCCTCTTTTCATGGCCAATGTCCGGTCCGTCAGCAGCGACGGACGCGACTGGGTCATAGCCGGGCCCGGCGGCATGGATGTCGAACTGGAAACCGAGATCGTCGAAGACCGGCCGGGCGAGAAGATCGCCTGGCGGTCCACGGCGGCGGCGGACGTCGATCACGAGGGCTGGGTCGAGTTCCGCGACAACGCCTTCGGGCGAGGGACCGAGGTCCGCGTCATGATCAGCTATGACCCGCCCGCCGGCGCCGTGGGCAAGCTGGTGGCCAAGGTGATGCAGCGCGAACCGCGCATCCAGGCCCGACGCGAGCTTCGCCGCTTCAAACAGCTGATGGAGACGGGGGAGGTTTCCACCTCCCAGGCTCCCGCCGCCGCGCCCCGCGGCTGA
- a CDS encoding DUF4142 domain-containing protein, translating into MRHAPTFAAAAAAATLLSACSPQGGNEAVDKAQDAVSAPVGQTSAATMGSNLVSAYVPGAAMGDMYEIQAADIALERAKRADVKALAQMIKTDHTAAAAALKTAAASAAPDVAPPAELDQRRKGLLDNLRSAGVADFDKVYIDQQVAAHQEAVTLHRGFADNTDAPALATHARTVLPKIEAHLQKAQEIQAAISG; encoded by the coding sequence ATGCGACACGCCCCGACCTTCGCCGCCGCCGCCGCCGCCGCCACGCTTCTGTCCGCATGCAGCCCGCAGGGCGGAAACGAAGCGGTCGACAAGGCCCAGGACGCGGTCTCCGCACCCGTCGGCCAGACCTCGGCCGCGACCATGGGGAGCAACCTCGTCAGCGCCTATGTGCCCGGCGCGGCCATGGGAGACATGTATGAGATCCAGGCGGCCGACATCGCCCTGGAGCGCGCCAAGCGGGCCGACGTCAAGGCCCTGGCCCAGATGATCAAGACCGATCACACCGCCGCCGCCGCCGCCCTCAAGACGGCCGCCGCCTCCGCGGCTCCGGATGTCGCGCCGCCCGCCGAGCTGGACCAGCGTCGCAAGGGCCTGCTGGACAATCTGAGATCGGCGGGCGTGGCGGACTTCGACAAGGTCTATATCGACCAGCAGGTGGCGGCCCACCAGGAGGCCGTGACCCTCCATCGCGGATTCGCCGACAATACGGATGCGCCGGCCCTGGCCACCCACGCACGGACCGTCCTGCCGAAGATCGAGGCTCACCTGCAGAAGGCCCAGGAGATCCAGGCCGCGATTTCCGGCTAG
- a CDS encoding DUF72 domain-containing protein — MQAVPAETPGEMKLRVGTAGWAIPAGVKDRFPVEGSGLERYAGRLGAVEINSTFYRRHRVSTFERWAAATPPDFRFAVKAPREITHRRKLENCEGLLADLAADLRGLGDRLGPVLIQTPPGLAFDETRTGSFLHACCALLEASIVLEPRHPSWFTASADDWLASRQVARVAADPEPAPGAGRPGGAAGMVYFRLHGSPDMYRSAYGGERLKAILQRVMAAGAAGAERWVVFDNTASGEAAADALALAALAGAV; from the coding sequence ATGCAGGCCGTCCCGGCGGAGACCCCCGGTGAGATGAAGCTTCGCGTCGGCACGGCGGGCTGGGCCATACCGGCCGGGGTGAAAGATCGGTTTCCTGTCGAGGGGAGCGGGCTCGAACGCTACGCCGGCCGGCTCGGCGCCGTGGAGATCAACTCCACCTTCTACCGCCGCCACCGGGTCTCGACCTTTGAACGCTGGGCCGCCGCCACGCCGCCGGATTTTCGGTTCGCCGTCAAGGCGCCGCGCGAGATCACGCACCGTCGCAAGCTGGAGAACTGCGAAGGCCTGCTCGCGGACCTGGCCGCCGATCTCAGGGGGCTCGGCGACCGCCTTGGGCCGGTCCTGATCCAGACGCCGCCCGGCCTGGCCTTTGACGAGACCCGGACAGGTTCCTTCCTGCACGCCTGCTGCGCCCTGCTTGAGGCGTCGATCGTTCTGGAGCCGCGACATCCTTCCTGGTTCACGGCCTCGGCGGATGACTGGCTCGCCTCGCGCCAGGTCGCGCGCGTCGCGGCCGATCCGGAGCCGGCGCCGGGCGCGGGCCGGCCTGGCGGTGCCGCAGGCATGGTGTATTTTCGTCTTCACGGCAGTCCGGACATGTATCGCTCGGCCTACGGGGGCGAGCGGCTCAAGGCCATCCTGCAAAGGGTCATGGCGGCGGGCGCTGCCGGGGCCGAGCGCTGGGTCGTCTTCGACAACACCGCCTCGGGCGAGGCCGCCGCGGACGCGCTGGCGCTCGCTGCTCTGGCGGGCGCCGTCTAG
- a CDS encoding manganese catalase family protein, with amino-acid sequence MFMHNKKLMYTVRVAEPNPALATLMLEQFGGPQGELAAAMRYFTQGLADEDVGRRDMLMDIATEELSHLEIIGSIVAMLNRGAKGRLAEAAEEEADLYAGMTSGGESHTMSILYGGGTALINSAGVPWTAAYIDSIGDPACDLRSNIAAESRAKIVYERLINITDDPGIKDALTFLMTREVAHQKSFEKALYAIPANFPPGKLPGHPDFADKYYNMSQGEGDARGAWNEGEQWEVVDDRDAQAAVDGGAGDASVKLSAADKKTVQAFAARTRSDPSADPITGADLGAGPGAGRTTPLEAQS; translated from the coding sequence ATGTTCATGCATAACAAGAAGCTGATGTATACGGTTCGGGTCGCCGAACCCAACCCGGCCCTCGCCACGCTGATGCTCGAACAGTTCGGCGGACCCCAGGGCGAGCTTGCCGCCGCCATGCGCTACTTCACCCAGGGACTGGCCGACGAGGACGTCGGCCGCCGCGACATGCTGATGGACATCGCCACGGAGGAGCTGAGCCACCTGGAGATCATCGGCTCGATCGTCGCCATGCTCAACCGCGGGGCCAAGGGAAGGCTCGCCGAGGCCGCCGAGGAGGAAGCGGACCTCTACGCCGGCATGACCTCGGGCGGCGAAAGCCACACCATGTCCATCCTCTATGGGGGCGGCACGGCTCTGATCAACTCCGCCGGCGTGCCCTGGACGGCGGCCTATATCGACTCCATCGGGGATCCGGCCTGCGATCTGCGCTCCAATATCGCGGCCGAGTCCCGGGCCAAGATCGTCTATGAGCGGTTGATCAACATCACCGACGATCCGGGGATCAAGGACGCCCTGACCTTCCTCATGACGCGCGAAGTGGCCCACCAGAAGTCCTTCGAGAAGGCCCTCTACGCCATCCCCGCCAACTTCCCGCCTGGCAAGCTTCCGGGCCATCCGGACTTTGCCGACAAATATTACAACATGTCCCAGGGGGAGGGGGATGCGAGAGGCGCCTGGAACGAAGGCGAGCAGTGGGAGGTCGTCGATGATCGCGACGCCCAGGCGGCGGTGGACGGCGGCGCGGGGGACGCCTCGGTCAAGCTGTCGGCGGCCGACAAGAAGACGGTGCAGGCCTTTGCGGCCCGCACCCGGTCCGACCCTTCGGCCGATCCGATCACCGGAGCCGATCTCGGCGCCGGCCCGGGAGCCGGCCGAACCACGCCCCTGGAAGCCCAGTCCTGA
- a CDS encoding ferritin-like domain-containing protein: MTNADDVWRDVFVTGLKNAHAVENQALALMDRQIDRARNFTEVADRLKAHRRETEGQILRLETLLDGFDEKPSGLKDAALSLGGNLAAMSHSFAEDEILKNAFANYAFENFEAASYRALILLAESGGYSAAYDPLAATLEEEVRMARWVNDSLPMLVEKHLELRRAGEKASR, translated from the coding sequence ATGACCAATGCAGACGACGTCTGGCGCGACGTCTTCGTCACGGGCCTCAAGAACGCCCATGCCGTGGAAAACCAGGCCCTGGCCCTGATGGATCGCCAGATCGACCGCGCGCGAAACTTCACCGAGGTCGCCGACCGGTTGAAGGCCCACCGTCGTGAGACCGAGGGACAGATCCTCCGCCTGGAGACCCTGCTGGACGGCTTCGACGAGAAGCCGTCCGGGCTCAAGGACGCTGCGCTCTCGCTCGGCGGCAATCTGGCGGCCATGAGCCACAGCTTCGCCGAGGACGAGATCCTGAAGAACGCCTTCGCCAACTACGCCTTCGAGAACTTCGAGGCGGCCTCCTACCGGGCCCTGATCCTTCTGGCTGAGAGCGGGGGCTATTCGGCGGCCTATGACCCCCTCGCCGCCACCCTGGAGGAGGAGGTGCGCATGGCGCGCTGGGTCAACGACAGCCTGCCCATGCTGGTCGAGAAACACCTCGAGCTCAGGCGCGCCGGCGAGAAGGCCAGCCGCTGA
- a CDS encoding cyanophycinase — MGEGPLIIIGGHEDKTGERVILNEVARRLDGGKLVIATIASHEPEGYFDSYREGFKGLGVGELIELYVEDRAESHERDLLDRLDGAAGVFFSGGDQLRLASQIGDTPIERRIRDLHARGGVIAGTSAGASVMSETMLVKGPSAETYRIGEVHMAPGLGLLPNVIIDQHFAERGRFGRLLGAVAHNPRIMGLGIDENTAVVVEHGRLRVLGDGAVYVVDGEDATHSNISEGGAEDALSMFDVRLHVLARDDGFDLARRRPQRATPEETGGSGDPQ; from the coding sequence ATGGGTGAGGGCCCTCTGATCATCATCGGCGGGCATGAGGACAAGACCGGCGAGCGGGTCATCCTCAACGAGGTTGCCCGGCGCCTCGACGGCGGCAAGTTGGTGATCGCGACCATCGCCTCCCATGAACCCGAAGGCTATTTCGACAGCTATCGGGAAGGCTTCAAGGGCCTCGGCGTCGGTGAACTGATCGAGCTCTACGTCGAGGACCGCGCCGAGAGCCATGAGCGGGACCTTCTCGACCGGCTTGACGGCGCCGCCGGCGTCTTCTTCAGCGGCGGCGACCAGCTCAGGCTGGCCAGCCAGATCGGCGACACGCCGATCGAACGACGCATTCGCGATCTCCATGCGCGCGGCGGCGTGATCGCGGGGACGTCGGCGGGGGCTTCGGTGATGAGCGAGACCATGCTGGTGAAGGGACCGAGCGCGGAGACCTACAGGATCGGCGAGGTGCACATGGCTCCCGGACTGGGCCTGCTCCCCAATGTCATCATCGACCAGCATTTCGCCGAAAGGGGAAGGTTCGGCCGGCTGCTGGGCGCGGTGGCCCACAATCCGCGGATCATGGGGCTGGGCATCGACGAAAACACGGCTGTGGTGGTCGAGCACGGGCGGTTGAGGGTGCTCGGCGACGGCGCCGTCTATGTCGTCGACGGGGAGGATGCGACCCATTCCAATATCTCTGAAGGCGGCGCCGAGGACGCCCTGTCCATGTTCGACGTGCGCCTCCACGTCCTGGCCCGGGACGACGGCTTCGACCTCGCCCGCCGTCGTCCGCAGCGCGCGACCCCCGAAGAGACGGGCGGGAGCGGCGATCCGCAGTGA
- the cphA gene encoding cyanophycin synthetase, giving the protein MNATTTSGPRAMQVLERSLYRGPHLYSVRPMARIRLDLGRMEDWPTNRLGDFTARLMEALPGLERHGCCYGEPGGFVRRLRDGTWFGHVAEHVALELQTRAGTPVTRGKTRSVRGQPGVYDILFTYGDETTALLAGRLALQICDALLPEALAGISGLDRVCADSLDPRLPGAVSADEAGTILRDAVRRTAFGPSTQALVDAARRRGIPVERLNSGSLLRLGWGARQRRLRASVTDRTGLIATELAGDKAQAKALLEAVGCPTARGEVARTADEAAAAAARLGGRVVVKPLDGNHGRGVTTGLDTSEAVRKAFALAAPHGRRVIVEQELPGRDYRVLVVDGRVVAVAERRPPCVEGDGRRSVAELVEAVNADPRRGVGHENSLTRIRLDEEALALLARQGLSPESVPEAGVRVLLRTAANLSSGGMATDRTEEIHPANAAIARRAALALGLDVAGVDLLAPDIRRSVRDTGGGVVEVNAAPGLRMHLSPSEGEARDVARPIVEMMFPRGVRSRIPVIAVTGTNGKSTVGRMIAHVLQAEGRTVGLTNTSGVYVDGERIRAGDASGPRSARMVLSDPVVDVAVLECARGGILREGLAFDRCDVGCVLNVQPDHLGLKGVDTLEDLAKVKSVVAEAVSRRGLSVLNADDPLTLRMARHAGGRVCWFSMRGGAETPGFLLKHVAEGGAAVLYDAASGVLELHDRGDRRRLAHAAELPSTLGGAAAFNVANSLAAAAACYGVGVPPERIGRALAGFTSSYEQNPGRLNICDRHGFRVIMDYAHNPDGLRALGGLVAAIRPAGGRTIAMISIPGDRRTQEIVAMGEISAGFFDEVVFRETPDNRGRPAGEVIRLLGEGALRSGADASRFRGVQKEEEAVAACLEAARPGDLVVLTPTRIEAVWAQVQAFRPALPSSALGLNAPGVVLEPPHG; this is encoded by the coding sequence ATGAACGCGACGACGACGAGCGGACCGCGGGCGATGCAGGTCCTGGAGCGGAGCCTCTATCGCGGTCCCCATCTTTACAGCGTCAGGCCCATGGCGCGCATCCGTCTCGACCTGGGTCGGATGGAGGACTGGCCGACCAATCGGCTGGGCGACTTCACGGCGCGCCTGATGGAGGCGCTGCCGGGCCTCGAGCGGCACGGCTGCTGCTACGGCGAGCCGGGAGGGTTCGTGCGTCGCCTGCGCGACGGGACCTGGTTCGGCCACGTCGCGGAGCACGTCGCCCTGGAACTGCAGACCCGCGCGGGAACCCCTGTCACCCGGGGCAAGACGCGTTCGGTGCGCGGCCAGCCGGGCGTCTACGACATCCTCTTCACCTATGGCGACGAGACCACGGCCCTTCTGGCCGGACGACTGGCCCTGCAGATTTGCGACGCCCTGCTGCCGGAGGCGCTCGCCGGGATCAGCGGCCTGGACCGGGTCTGCGCGGACAGTCTCGATCCGCGCCTGCCGGGCGCCGTCAGCGCCGATGAAGCCGGGACCATTCTCCGCGACGCGGTGCGCCGGACGGCCTTCGGACCCTCCACCCAGGCCCTCGTCGACGCCGCGAGACGCCGGGGGATTCCTGTCGAACGTCTCAATTCCGGCAGTCTCCTGCGTCTGGGCTGGGGCGCGCGGCAGAGGCGCCTGCGCGCCAGCGTGACGGACCGCACGGGCCTGATCGCGACCGAACTGGCGGGCGACAAGGCCCAGGCCAAGGCCTTGCTCGAGGCCGTGGGCTGTCCGACCGCCCGCGGAGAGGTGGCGCGCACCGCGGACGAGGCCGCCGCCGCCGCCGCACGCCTGGGCGGCAGGGTCGTGGTCAAGCCGCTCGACGGCAACCATGGACGGGGCGTGACGACAGGCCTGGACACGTCCGAGGCCGTCAGGAAGGCCTTCGCCCTCGCCGCGCCCCACGGTCGGCGGGTCATCGTCGAACAGGAGCTTCCGGGCCGGGATTACCGGGTCCTGGTGGTCGACGGCAGGGTCGTCGCCGTCGCCGAGCGCAGGCCGCCCTGCGTCGAGGGCGACGGGCGTCGTTCGGTCGCGGAACTGGTCGAGGCGGTCAACGCCGATCCGCGCCGGGGCGTCGGCCATGAGAACAGCCTGACCCGGATTCGCCTCGACGAGGAGGCGCTGGCGCTTCTGGCCCGCCAGGGCCTGTCGCCCGAAAGTGTTCCGGAGGCCGGCGTCAGGGTCCTGCTCCGGACCGCCGCCAACCTCTCGTCCGGAGGGATGGCGACCGACCGGACCGAAGAGATTCATCCGGCCAACGCCGCCATCGCGCGGCGGGCCGCCCTGGCCCTTGGGCTCGACGTGGCCGGGGTGGATCTTCTGGCCCCGGACATCCGCCGTTCGGTGCGCGACACCGGCGGCGGCGTGGTCGAGGTCAATGCGGCGCCGGGATTGCGCATGCATCTGTCGCCTTCCGAAGGCGAGGCGAGGGATGTCGCCCGGCCGATCGTCGAGATGATGTTCCCGCGGGGCGTCCGGTCCCGCATTCCTGTCATCGCGGTGACCGGCACCAACGGAAAGTCGACCGTGGGCCGGATGATCGCCCATGTGCTGCAGGCGGAAGGACGGACCGTGGGCCTGACCAACACCAGCGGCGTCTATGTCGACGGAGAACGAATCCGCGCCGGCGACGCCAGCGGTCCGCGCAGCGCCCGGATGGTGCTCAGTGATCCCGTCGTCGACGTCGCGGTGCTCGAGTGCGCCCGGGGCGGCATCCTGCGCGAGGGCCTCGCCTTCGACCGCTGCGACGTCGGCTGCGTCCTCAACGTCCAGCCCGACCACCTGGGGCTCAAGGGGGTGGACACGCTGGAGGATCTGGCGAAGGTCAAGTCGGTCGTGGCCGAGGCCGTGTCCCGACGGGGATTGAGCGTCCTCAACGCCGATGATCCGCTCACCCTGCGCATGGCGCGCCATGCCGGCGGCCGGGTCTGCTGGTTCTCCATGAGGGGCGGCGCCGAGACGCCGGGCTTCCTGCTCAAGCACGTGGCCGAAGGCGGGGCCGCGGTCCTCTATGACGCCGCAAGCGGCGTGCTCGAGCTTCACGACCGGGGCGATCGCCGCCGGCTGGCCCATGCGGCCGAACTGCCCTCGACCCTGGGCGGGGCGGCGGCCTTCAATGTGGCGAACAGCCTGGCGGCTGCGGCGGCCTGCTACGGCGTGGGCGTGCCTCCGGAGCGCATCGGCCGGGCCCTCGCCGGCTTCACGTCCAGCTACGAGCAGAATCCCGGTCGCCTCAACATCTGCGACCGGCACGGCTTCCGGGTCATCATGGACTACGCCCACAATCCGGACGGCCTTCGGGCGCTCGGCGGCCTCGTGGCCGCGATCCGTCCCGCCGGCGGCCGGACGATCGCCATGATCAGCATCCCCGGCGACCGGCGGACGCAGGAGATCGTCGCCATGGGCGAGATCAGCGCCGGCTTCTTCGACGAGGTCGTCTTCCGGGAGACGCCCGACAACCGCGGCCGTCCCGCGGGAGAAGTGATCCGCCTGCTTGGCGAAGGGGCGCTGCGCAGCGGAGCGGACGCATCGCGTTTCCGCGGCGTGCAGAAGGAGGAGGAGGCCGTGGCCGCATGTCTTGAGGCGGCGCGACCCGGGGACCTTGTCGTCCTGACGCCGACCCGCATCGAGGCGGTGTGGGCGCAGGTCCAGGCCTTCCGCCCCGCCTTGCCTTCCTCGGCCCTGGGCCTGAATGCGCCCGGCGTCGTCCTGGAGCCTCCTCATGGGTGA
- a CDS encoding iron-containing redox enzyme family protein, with translation MSPEGPAPLPAPEPSDPAGFHRRLAHWNHRRLAPATPRSTWRDDLRHDAEMMLVEGEFIERDRAEAAPWLADLPTTADAFVAWFEGLKGSGPGEADPLFPWLAETATMEEMRWFLLQEVAGEAGFEDLVAMAQVKMPARPKLELARNYWDEMGRGSEAGMHGPMLDRLAAALDLHPRIDETAWPSLALGNTLVAFSTQRRYAYHALGALGAVELTAPWRAAHVAEGLKRLGVGVERKYFALHATLDIAHSEAWNEEVLRPLAAERPECVRALAEGAIMRLMAGARCFDAYRAHLWGAAPLRRSA, from the coding sequence ATGTCGCCAGAGGGTCCAGCCCCGCTCCCCGCCCCCGAACCCTCGGACCCGGCGGGTTTTCATCGCCGGTTGGCGCACTGGAACCACCGTCGCCTCGCCCCGGCCACGCCGCGTTCTACCTGGCGTGACGACCTCCGCCACGATGCGGAGATGATGCTGGTCGAGGGCGAATTCATCGAACGCGACCGGGCCGAGGCCGCGCCCTGGCTCGCCGACCTGCCGACCACGGCCGACGCCTTCGTCGCCTGGTTCGAGGGGCTCAAGGGCTCCGGCCCCGGAGAGGCGGACCCGCTCTTTCCCTGGCTCGCCGAGACGGCGACGATGGAGGAGATGCGCTGGTTCCTGCTGCAGGAGGTGGCGGGCGAGGCCGGGTTCGAGGATCTCGTGGCCATGGCCCAGGTCAAGATGCCGGCCCGTCCCAAGCTCGAACTGGCGCGCAACTACTGGGACGAAATGGGCCGCGGGTCGGAAGCCGGCATGCACGGTCCCATGCTGGACCGTCTCGCCGCGGCGCTCGACCTGCATCCCCGCATCGATGAGACGGCGTGGCCGTCCCTCGCCCTCGGCAACACCCTCGTCGCCTTCTCGACCCAGAGACGCTACGCCTACCACGCCCTCGGCGCCCTGGGGGCTGTAGAGCTCACGGCCCCCTGGCGAGCCGCCCATGTGGCCGAGGGCCTCAAGCGGCTCGGCGTCGGGGTGGAGCGCAAGTATTTCGCCCTTCACGCCACCCTGGACATCGCCCATTCCGAGGCCTGGAACGAGGAGGTGCTTCGCCCCCTAGCCGCGGAGCGCCCGGAGTGCGTCCGCGCCCTGGCTGAGGGCGCGATCATGCGGCTCATGGCCGGCGCCCGCTGCTTCGACGCCTACCGGGCCCATCTCTGGGGCGCAGCCCCCCTGCGTCGTTCCGCTTGA